A genome region from Numida meleagris isolate 19003 breed g44 Domestic line chromosome 14, NumMel1.0, whole genome shotgun sequence includes the following:
- the CABP1 gene encoding calcium-binding protein 1 isoform X2 has protein sequence MVLAQNCAVMHNLLGPACIFLRKGFAENRQPDRELRPEEIEELREAFKEFDKDKDGFINCRDLGNCMRTMGYMPTEMELIELSQQINMNLGGHVDFEDFVELMGPKLLAETADMIGVKELRDAFREFDTNGDGEISTSELREAMKKLLGQQVGHRDIEEIIRDVDLNGDGRVDFEEFVRMMSR, from the exons ATGGTGCTGGCCCAGAACTGCGCCGTCATGCACAACCTGCTGGGGCCAGCATGCATCTTCCTGAGGAAGGGCTTCGCAGAAAACAGGCAGCCT GATAGAGAACTGCGTCCAGAAGAAATTGAAG AATTAAGAGAAGCCTTTAAGGAGTTTGATAAAGACAAGGATGGGTTTATTAACTGCAGGGACCTGGGGAACTGCATGCGAACCATGGGTTACATGCCTACAGAGATGGAGCTCATAGAACTCTCCCAGCAGATCAACATGAACT TGGGCGGCCATGTGGATTTTGAAGATTTTGTTGAGCTGATGGGACCAAAGCTGCTGGCAGAAACTGCAGACATGATTGGTGTAAAAGAGCTCCGTGATGCCTTCAGAGAG TTTGACACTAACGGTGATGGGGAGATCAGCACCAGTGAGCTGCGAGAAGCCATGAAGAAGCTCCTAGGGCAGCAGGTGGGTCATCGGGACATTGAAGAGATCATCCGGGACGTGGATCTGAAT